The Cyprinus carpio isolate SPL01 chromosome A10, ASM1834038v1, whole genome shotgun sequence nucleotide sequence GCTTCGTCTCACAGGTGTCCAAAAGGATTGAAACAGCTACTGTTAGGCAGAGAAAGTGTTCGTAAACATCCTTGTGTAACACTTTTTTCAGAACTACAGGTCCAGTGTACAGAAGGAATTGCCGCAGCTCTGTGGCTTTCCACCGATCTAAATCTGTTAAGGGTCTTGGTTGGCGAGCAAATTCACTAGGTAGCTTTCCAGATAAAGACACAAGAAGAGTTGAAATCTCTCCCACTTTTCTATGTGACAGTCTACATTCAGGTGGTCCTTTTCTTAAGAAGCACAGCAGTCTTCTTACGACTCCAAGACATACAAGATGCATATAATCAAGAGGAAAACCTGTTACACATCTTATTCCCACATTAagtaaaagggatactccaacatGATGATTAACATAAAGTCCATTAGAGAAATCTCTATCGGTTCTTAATGGGTAGTCTCCCAGGAGCACGACTCTTTTGTTCTTATACTCTCCCTTAATTGTGCATCTTTCACAACAATCATATCCAGTGTgtccttttatacattttaagaatGCTCGAGCTGGAGCATCACAAACAAAGGCTTTGATGCACACATGGATTTCTTGGCCATTCAGAGTGATAGGCTTTCTCTGTAGTTCTTTGTATTCAGCTAAAAAGTCTTGAAGATAATCATCAACAGAGTTAGGTTTATGTTCACCACAAAAAATGGCAACTATAAATGGTTCAAAGTCACTGAAACGACAGATGATTGGCCATAACTGGGAATTAGATGACTTGAAAAGAGGAATTCCATCTATGTTCACTAACAGGTCCACAGAGTTTGAACTTTCTAAATACTTGATGTTCCGATCAAGAATTTTCACAACAGAGCATTCAATGCCAAAGTAGGCATACTGTCCACCACACCTGTCTTCTATCTGGATTTGACGAGGTGTTTTCAATAATGTCCTAGAATCCTTCGGTACTTCTAAACCTTCGTCCTTCAAAATACCAAGCAATTCATTAATTTGGCTTCTTCCACATTTACTTCTTGTAGCCCAGGAAGCAAGCTTTTCTTGAAAGGTTACTTCATCCTCTTTTGCAGATTCTACACCT carries:
- the LOC122146388 gene encoding uncharacterized protein LOC122146388, translated to MSYLKRWRKIRSEAAKIALECTSEDDSHDNLDNPNECDENGGENLAAEENSTSQESDELGDTDSDFGYKDYVSTDSEQGVESAKEDEVTFQEKLASWATRSKCGRSQINELLGILKDEGLEVPKDSRTLLKTPRQIQIEDRCGGQYAYFGIECSVVKILDRNIKYLESSNSVDLLVNIDGIPLFKSSNSQLWPIICRFSDFEPFIVAIFCGEHKPNSVDDYLQDFLAEYKELQRKPITLNGQEIHVCIKAFVCDAPARAFLKCIKGHTGYDCCERCTIKGEYKNKRVVLLGDYPLRTDRDFSNGLYVNHHVGVSLLLNVGIRCVTGFPLDYMHLVCLGVVRRLLCFLRKGPPECRLSHRKVGEISTLLVSLSGKLPSEFARQPRPLTDLDRWKATELRQFLLYTGPVVLKKVLHKDVYEHFLCLTVAVSILLDTCETKRAAYMDYAKQLLDYFVEKSKHIYTPLFFGV